Genomic window (Daucus carota subsp. sativus chromosome 5, DH1 v3.0, whole genome shotgun sequence):
GTCTTAACCACCTAATACTCTAGGATATTAAATTCGAATTTTTGAGTAGTCTTTCCTTTTATATCCAGCAACAAATACTGATACTCTACATTTCTTTTATACTGAATTAAGAAAATATCTCTTTTTTACGGTTTGGAGCTCAAAGTTTAGAAGTTTTTGTGTCTCCAACCTTTATTACTGTACTTGATCAGTTTTCTGTTGCTTCCGTTCAGTTCTATAGAGTAAAACGTATGAGATGTCTTGTCCTTTGGATATTTCAAACGCGAATATGTCCAAAGACATAACAAGTTCATTGGAATTCACCAAACAAAAGCCACCAGAGGTGCCAAAAAACCTTAAAGGTACCAAAACAAAGCCATCCATAATGGCCGCCatgattttgaagatcatggtACTTtcacaagcatatatatagtAAGCCCACCATTAAAACTATCATGCAATATGGCTTAGACTCACTTAACTACtggaaccaaaaccaaaactaaATTGACTCTACTAGAAACTATAGTAGTGGTTTCCACACAGGTGGAAAACACCTTGTAAAATAAGAAGTCCCGTAATTCGgtccaagtaccgaccgaccaaattttaaatgtttcgGCAATACTATAGTATAGATTGCCAAAAATCAGCATTTTTTACACCCCTATCCCAAGAGTTGCATGTTAATTACAAAAACTGTCATCAACTTTATCCTACTTGTGCAATGTTTCtgataaaacaaaaaatgattATAACAAATGAAAATATTGTACCtcatataagagcatctccagcagtgtcttagtgtcttccttataaatattataaaatattgaatcctagtgatttaggtcaagattttgtatttcaactccaacaatgatccttataattcattccttattattattataataataaatttggaaagagattgataaaagatggatagaagagagagaaaataagttacaattagagagagaaatgatttttttattaaagaaatcaaataaggcatgactagtggtgccttattaataaggcatggaatgagtatcctagtgatttaaggcacCTCTGACACACTGCTGGAACActaatttatgtcacattccttataattggacttaggacatgaaatagggaagctgctggaaTTGCTCTAAGCCCGCTCATTTAACTACTTTGGTAATCACGTGCTACTCTAAAATTATTAGAGCAAATGGTCAGACAACTACTTTAATCTCGAATTACTGTCTCCTTCCTTTTTGGCCGAGAAAGGGTGTTCCGTTCTCGTGCATTCAGAAGGAGTAGAAAAGCCGTCAAAAAATCGATCAGCCAGGCACGAATTCCATTATAAACATTTCCAAATCAGTGTAATCATTGTCCAAATGTTAATTGAATTTCAAATGCATGACCAGTTCTTGACAGCCCTTCTGTAACGATccggatttttttaaaatctatttattattataaaagtgattttcttcaaataaagaaataaaatttaatattttattccagtttaatgatgtttcaaaattttatattaaagcccgagttattgtgttattgatatatgattatattttcaaaactgaatttcatattttgtttctgaaaattctagatgatattatgtgaatatatgtgtcaTGTGATTAAGTGGTTGGGGGGTGTAtggttaattataaatattatgcgaatataatatgaatttttgtgaattgtgTGTTATCTGATTTATTGAGTTGACTGCTGATACatgttcgtatttgagagatttcaatttctacatgctcaggataaaatatagtttattcatatattttcatattgatttatggattggtatgtgattttataatcaatttACAGATTTAATTgcgtctatttatatttaattgttaattatttgatttttctgAAAACCGTACACTCGTAACGGTGTGCGATTTTACTTCTTggaagtttcgagaaaactcacctttaggctttagcctaatttgaatattccggacacttttcgtgttttgattttttcgatccagagtacggttttcccctgAGTCGGTCCAGCGGAGTTTTGCGGGGTATTTTAATTGCTGATAATTATGtggttgtctcgatatacgtgaaagccagatattattatattactttttatcgaaatatgtgcaaatgggacccgcggaccaattattgatttaaaatgccccgttttgttatttttttcgaaaaccggtaccgattggacccgctttattaatataaaactgTTAAATATCGTACTTTCGTATCATAAATGATCCAAAAAGGTACCAATTattcgtaaatataaatagacctttctatagcttattttcacccgtataattatttcaccagtttcttttcACGAATTTCGAGAGAATACGAGctgtgttcttcgtgttcttcataatcaaacgaggaGTTGAAGACGTTATTGAAATCTGATGGAGGTGTATGAATACTCGAATCGAAGCTTGTGAGGTGTAGAATTGTATTTCATCATTAGAAATAGTGCAGCAATCACGGGTAGGAAGTAATTTGAGgttgaaaattcaaaattttatgatgttaattatgaatttttgcaGTTGTTATTGTTTAATTGATTTGATGATTGTATCTTGTAGAGAATCTcctgccattcgttttcatatattatatgtcgatttttgacttccgtaacatatagaaattaaggtttgattcttgatATGTGTTCTTGCATGTTCTTAAGGTGTTCTTGAATAATTTTAATCGGAAATTGGGGATTTTTGTTTTGTTCAGGGAATAAGTTAGAGGCACCAGTACGTGTATATTGTCCCCAGGAGTCAAACCATGTGTTCGTTTTATGTGTGGGAACTGTATAAGCTCCGTCGGATTCTGGAAAAGAAGGCAGCGGCGTCGCTCTTTTTTTCCATTTTCTGACCGATTTAACACGTTGTCTGCTCATTCCAGCCACATGAGTGAGCTCCTGGAGGCCAAGAAGGCCGATTCCGCGGCGCGCGCGGGGGGTGTGTTTCGCCGACAAGAAATTGCGGTTTGAGCCCCCATATTTGTGAAGATGGTGACTTTAGGTCACCGTAGTTTCGGAACTTACACATGTGATACAAAACTTTCTAAACGTTACATTTTTAACCTTGCGTAAAAGTTTATAAAACTTTACAGTATAAACTTTttcgttttaattttgtaaaattatttttaaatgtttatattaatttcaaaattggtttttaatcatttctttattaaaaaaaatctaaattagtttattaattaattttaattagtaattaatttttttaattggtcaattaatttaattattaattgatgaattaatttgattaattattaattgattttaattgattaattaattgaatttaattattcttttgatttaaaaattccgaaaaatagttttgaGTTTTGGAATATAGGATCGATCTAGGTGATGAGATCGTCAGCCCGAGATTATTATGTTTAATGTCCTTTAGAAGCAGACGAGACGGTGAAAcatgtaattatattttgtgCATATGCTTTTACGAACAATAATGTATTCATCGATATGATCTTACTTGATTAGGCGCAGAAACAATTAAACTACACGCAAATTTCACAAGCTTTGAGTTTGTGATTATTTCTATTGGTTAATATGCAgagtgatactccctccgtttcaaattagatgtccactttcaaaaaatcacacagtttaagaaaagtagtTGCTTACAAATTAATTGTATTAAATGATCATAACATGTAGTATGAGGTTGAtctaagaaatataaataagagatatgtggagcagaattgattttggaaatatgatttttcattgaaagttgaaatggataactaatttgaaacattttttttttcaaaagtggACATGAAAATTGAAGCGGGAGGAGTATATGGTAGTGCTGCCTCCCGATGGATGAAGGATTGTCTTTAtccattttttgaaattaatgaaCGCGAAGAAGACATTAATAGAGGGTTTATGTTAAATTCTAGGGCTTTTCCTTGTAAGTTTGGTGATGTATAACTACAAAAATATCATGATCGAGTCCAAATACACGGAACTTCTTTATAATGAAGTTGATGATCAACATGAATTatgtatttgaatttatttaaagcTAAACACTATTTCATTCCTTCGATATTGGCATATTGCACTCCTcgtcatttaaatttttgtgtTAAACGAAGGGATAAAGGGGACCTTGATAAATATAGCATTTCCATTTTAGGCTAGGCATATCATCCAGGTTAACTGATAAGGCATTAAGgttacaattatataaatacacGCCTATGCAAGCATATAATTGGTGATTCGATGAAAAAGAGAGCATATATATCATTGGTGGTCGGTGAAGTAAGCAAAAGTTagattaaacaaaataataaataagcatGAAGGAGTTGTATTAGTATCGCACTACAAGAAAACCTGAAATTTCCAACGAAATTTCCCAACAGAAATGATTCCATTGTTATTTTCCAACGGAATGCCGATCAATTTTTGTATGCTTTAAGTCAAACAGTTAGCAACGGATTACCAACAGTTCACCTACCAAACATTATCAACGGAATATTCCGTTAGGAAACAGGGGCTTTAGCATCCGAATATCAACAGATTACCAACGACGTCTTTAGCATCTGAATTAACGGAATTGTTACGAATTTAGCAACGGAACTTCCGTTAGTAACTTGTTGTTTAGTTTGTAATATATAGTTGGTAATTCCGTTGCAAATCTGTcaagaaaagataaaataaGATTGAGATGGTGTATTAGTATTATCGTTGGTAATCCGTTGGTAAAGCAGAACgatcatattttatttgttggAAAAACCGCTGGTAAAGTAGATCGGTCATTTAAATTTGTACTTGTCAGACCTTTACAGTTAAAAGgctgaaaatgaaaaaaaatatattttagtcacATAATCACTAAAAATGTGTGCAACTATAGAGGTGTGCAAATATCACTACCCTTCTCGATAAACTAGCCACAGGTGATCTAATGAACAGGTTTATTCAACCCGACTGACTGGCCTGATTTTTTATTCGGCAGTTATTCCAACCATCTAATTCATAAATAAATCGATCCGATCCATATCAAAGTTTCGATCGTGGTTCCAAGAGCCCCAGAACTAGCACGGCTGACTGTGACCAACTGGTGAACCAGCCCAGGCCGAATCAGGCACAACAATTTGTAAATCAGTCTAACCCGATCCAATTCACGAAAATACAGCATTGTTGAAAAAGTAGCAGTCACAGtttaaaagatttatatatagcatattcTTTTtagatctattttttttttgaaataacttTTTAGATCTATTATTCAATTAAGTGCTCGCTCTAGCTCACAGTTTTTAAGAAAggaaaattacatataaaaataacaagATTCTACATCAATTGCATAAGCTCTAGCTCTACATCAATGAGGGTTAAGGAATAAATCACTCTactaaatttgttaattttagttatttatactatttatttttaattattttgattttctggCACAATCCATTAATTAACTCGATAAATATTACAGTCAGCCAACATAGCTCCTAGCCATCTAACATATTATCTCTcttttttcttctaaaaaaaTGTAGAACcgtgaaatataaatatatatgattgtaTTTTGAAAAAGTAGATCTAAATTACgtttttgtataaataattcATTCTAATATTTCTAGAGTGTGCCCCCAGGCCCCCAACTTTACCCACAATAGAtatttattagataattttaactgcttttgcaCGTAGCCCAGAACAATCACCAAGACAATGAAAGTACTAGGGAATAAGATAACACGAACACACAGCACGACTGAATCGGAAAAGAGCTATGCTCACACGATCGAGCACCAAACAATTAACAAACTGATAATCAGACAATGCGCCTGCACAAAGTGACTCCATCACCAATTGAAATCTGCGAAATCTCGATCCTGGGGTCCGAAGCTAGGCTGATGTTGAGATCAATCATAGCGCGCCTGCAACCAAGGAATCCCTCCATGTTGGTTATATGACTTCTGGCTTTTATGTCTTCCTCTTTATCTACTACAGCACCTAGCCATAATGTGTTATCGTACGCGATTGCACCTCCAAGCTTCACAAGTTTTACCAATTTTTCATGGTAATTTTTGTAGTTTGGTTTGTCCGCATCCACAAACACGAAATCAAATTGCTCCCCCTGTGTGCGCAATTATTTAtccaatttatattttacaaataattacCACTCCAAGTTCTGAGATCTTTAATTACAAGagctgcttacattttttagcAGCTCATCTAAAACAGGCAAGGCTTCTGACTCGATGAAGTCGATTTTATGGTCTACGCCAGCCTCACGAATGAATGGCAACCCAACTTCGTATGCCTCCCGACTTGGATCTACTGCTGTTATCTGCCAAAATCATACATCGCCAAGGACCATCTTACTAACTGTAGATAACCattccatctaaaaccttaaaggtgttagagcaagtccaatgcaatcTAATAAGTGGTGCCatttctataatttgaaatcaaatgctaAAAATCTCAACTCCAATGGGGTTCTATACTTGGATGcaaatatgcatatatgcatccttggttctaaatttgaaaccaaggatgcatttatgcatccatgccacatcatcaactaACTATAATTGGTATATATAGTGGTGAACTTTAAACAAAGTTTAGGAGAGAGGGACTAAAGTTACTTAATTTTGGAATTATTTGGATGCAaaatgcatctagcattggagttgaagttctattttagcaacaaaaaacactttttggtgccaaattataacaatagctatagctattttgcatcttgcattggacttgctcttagaggaggccctttatggatcttatactttatatttcaacactccccctcactcgaaatcccattatttgggttgaagagtggatcatGGGCGCCCATTTTTGGGTATAAATTGCCTTCATGTCCATTtcaaattgtgagaatattggggatGGCAGGGGCTCGAACGCGAGACCTCCCGTAAACCTCGCTGTGATACCATGTAGATAATTattccatctaaaaccttaaggtgttagaggaggccCCTTTGTTGATCTTATACTTTATATTTCAAGACTAACCACTTTGATTAGCTTGCAGATAAAAGATAAAGTTTACAGAAAAGATCATACCTTGCCATCATGAGGCAATGCTAGGGCAGTAGTAAGGAGAGAATAGCCAGTGAAAACTCCGATTTCTAATGTCTTTTTCGCGTTCATTAGTTTCAAAAGAATGGACAAAAACAACCCTTCATCTGGAGGAACTCCCATCATCGCCCTGtatatacataataaatatGATTACAGGTACTCTCATGCATGCATGTTTAGATAATGGGCGggattgttaaaataattactCCCAGTCATATTTTTTGCAGGTGGCTTCTCTTATTTCCTTGAGTTGCTTATGCTCTCTTCCTTTGGTACTCACATCATAGATGTACTACAAATATGAGATGTCCTTGTTAATTACTAAATCTTTAACttaaaatattagtaattaATTGCCAATTAGCTAGAAAAAtgaatcatatatatgattatagtATCCAAATCACCTGTTGCAGAGCTTTACTCTTGAGAATTGTGTTGCATACTAGTGCATCTGCCATTGTCGCTCCACAgcttgaaatattatataaacttaAGTCATATTTATAGCAACTCATATTTATATCATCATCTGCCATCGCCATTGGTGGGCCtggatttttatttttgttgtttgaatatTAAGCAGTCCCACtactaaaatatactccctccgtcccagtcgcgacacggactttaatgcttcaatatagtatagttctgtaaattatttttaagattttctttttttgtataaaaatataacatttatacttttatacaaaaaaagaaaatcttaaaaataagttgtagaactatgttttataagagtcttaaaaagcgtgtcgagcagtgaaaaaaaaacgtatacaattgactgggatagagggagtatagGTCAACGCGTAAACCGTGAATCCTGGCCTTACATCAAACCTACCAATTAAATCACAACGGTGAGTTTAGGCTAGGTTGTTTATGTAAAACATCATATGGTCCACTTCAGGTATTCCACTGTACTGCCTTATTTTTGGCgtgtatatttgaaattaattacgATCGGACGCCCTACCCCTCCTCCAATTAATTTTTACAGATATGCACATGGAGTGTTTTCATTctctaattatttttgaattatattttaaaacgaaAGATGGAAACAAAGAATCTAGTACTAATCCACCAAGTTTAGATGTTTGGTCTCGGTTTGAATATATTTTCCTGAAGCAACTTTTATTCACTATTGCATTGCCAAGTGCATTGGGCACCATATTCGGCAAAGCTTTACGTCAATACTAATATTAAATTTCTCACTTTACATTACGGAGCTATACCTAGTATTCTGGTAATCcggcatatacatatatatatatatatatatatatatatatagagtcatgctcCAGTGAGAACCACTGTTATTgcgagatatgagatctaatctcagccactcatttaaatacattatattcatctctcaccattcattcaatattttattatttcaacatCTTCTAATTCAACTACCTATCACTTTCGACCACtgctaaaatataaaatcaccaccgtaaaatataaaatcaccaccggaatactaaaaatcaccgccagaaaattaaaatcaccacaccaccaccatctaaaaaccaccaccaccacccccaAATCCGAAAAATCACCAAATACATGATAAAATCACCATCGGAAACCCCCAAATCTCAGAAATCAACACCAAGAAAATGAGAAATCAACATCAAAAAACGAAAATCACCACCATAAAAAAACAAAGCACCACATAAACAACCGGATACGCAATCATACCGCCACTCTTCACACCACCACGAGCAGCATCTCCGGCGAACACACCAACACTCTCCTCTATCCCTTTAACATCCTCCTCCCTCACTGCTCCCACTCACCAGTTGGATTCGCGTGTACTATAGCGACGACGGCAGCATTGAGGAATCGCGGTGGTTCGACTGGTGGAGGAGGTGGCGAGCCGCCGTGCACCAGCAACAGCAGCAAAAGAACGGAGGATGAAGAAGAGACTGCAACGGCTGGAGGTGGAGAGAGAAATGAGCAGGTGGTGAGCCGCTGCCGCGGTGCTAGAAGTCGCGACATACATGAgggagaggggagagagagcaGATCCGGTGggggtgggtgggtgggtgggtgcTGGGGGGTGTGAATGAAAGAgatgaattataaaataaagttttaaatGTGTGGTTATGATTTAATTTGAGGATAAAAatgt
Coding sequences:
- the LOC108220774 gene encoding putative caffeoyl-CoA O-methyltransferase At1g67980, with product MAMADDDINMSCYKYDLSLYNISSCGATMADALVCNTILKSKALQQYIYDVSTKGREHKQLKEIREATCKKYDWEAMMGVPPDEGLFLSILLKLMNAKKTLEIGVFTGYSLLTTALALPHDGKITAVDPSREAYEVGLPFIREAGVDHKIDFIESEALPVLDELLKNGEQFDFVFVDADKPNYKNYHEKLVKLVKLGGAIAYDNTLWLGAVVDKEEDIKARSHITNMEGFLGCRRAMIDLNISLASDPRIEISQISIGDGVTLCRRIV